In one window of Miscanthus floridulus cultivar M001 chromosome 12, ASM1932011v1, whole genome shotgun sequence DNA:
- the LOC136495958 gene encoding uncharacterized protein: protein MPEARALGKRAVSPMGPTAIAEQAAVDAMPPPPQRTEGTPGPVGDRLAPADAEAAPLPPPPPLQTRRPAEVPTLAPLKALKVSPGSSAHWVAEAQAAIQCGAASARADPKEPATQGGAAEATPTQAGEGALPPCEGEARESDGAEVPLVAEATEVEAPGVSKAEATEAGAPKTAEAAAVGVGVSVSTEATMAEAGAAETAKAMIAEAEAPEITEADVTAQRLSAQEVEMKATEALVAPLVQGPPLLRESDREAEVYPISSDNTSRAQEVVDAEETGVVEQPALTLGEGSSALVRELEARSLGKSVFLRWERDVLD, encoded by the exons atgcccgaggcgcgggcgctgggtaagcgtgccgtcagcccgatgggcccGACGGCGATAGCGGAGCAGGCGGCGGTGGATGCAATGCccccgcccccgcagaggactgAGGGAACGCCGGGGCCCGTCGGGGACCGGCTGGCGCCGGCGGATGCGGAGGCCGCgcccctgccgccgccaccgcctttgcagacgagg CGGCCTgcagaggtgcctaccttggcgcccctaaAAGCGCTCAAagtgagccccggctcctccgctcactgggtggcggaggcgcaagccgccatacaatgtggcgcggcatcggcgagggccgacccgaaggagccggccacccaaggaggggctgccgaggcgacccCAACACAGGcgggggagggagcgcttccgccCTGCGAGGGCGAGGCTcgtgagtcggatggggccgaggtgcccttagttgccgaggccaccgaggtcgaggcccccggggtctctaaggctgaggcgacggaggccggggcgcccaagaccgccgaGGCCGCAGCGGTGGGGGTCGGTGTTTCTGtgtccaccgaggccacgatggcggaggccggagccgcCGAGACCGCCAAGGCCATGATTGCGGAGGCCGAAGCCCCCGAGATCACTGAGGCCGATGTGACGGCGCAGAGGCTGTCTGCCCAggaggtggagatgaaggcgacggaggccttggtggcgcccttggttcagggcccgccgttgttacGAGAGAGCGACCGGGAGgcagaggtctatccgatctcctctgaCAACACTTCCCGGgcgcaggaggtggtcgacgctgagGAGACCGGCGTCGTGGAACAACCGGCTCTGAccttgggcgagggaagctcggccctcgtgcgg gagctcgaggcccggtcccttgggaagtcggtctttctccggtgggagagggacgtcttgGACTAG